A window of Clostridium taeniosporum genomic DNA:
ATTACAGAAATACTTTTTCCATTTATAGCTGGTAATTCTGAAATTATTACATTTTCTTTAAAGTCTTTATTACTACCAAACCACCAAGTTCCTTCATCAATCATTAAATATTTATTTTCTTTTAATCCATTCCACGTATCTATGTCTCCAAATGCAGGCTGTGCTATAAATTTACCGTTAGTTAAATCAACTATTTTTTGTAATGCTTCTATGCTTTCATTACTATTTAAAAATCCTGTTGCTTTTGTATTATCTTCATTAGTAAACTTTCCTCCAAGACTTAAGAAATAAGGACACCATGCCCAAACATCAGTCCTCTGAATAGATAGAGGATAAACACCATCATTTTTCAATTTTTCTCCAATAGATATTAACTCATCAAATGTTTTTGGTGCTTCTGTAAAACCTGCTTTTTTAAGTAATCCTTTGTTATATATTGAAACTTTAGTATTTGTATTTATTGGAATACCATAATATCGTCCATCAAATAAATTTGTTGATAAAGTATTTTCATAAACTTCTTCTTTTATTTTTTCAAAGTCTTTAAATTCATCAATTGGAGCTACAGCACCTAACTTTGCATATCTTTGAACAGCAGTAACATCAATTCTTGCTATATCTGGATTATTACCTTCTACTATGGATTCTATTAATCTTTTATCATACTCTGATTCATCTATAGTTGTTGCTTCAATTTTTACATTTGGATATTTCTCATTAAATTTTGGTATTATCTTATTTTTAAAAACTTCCGCTTCTTTATTTTTATAACCTGACCAAAACGTTAAAGTAACATTTTCATTGCTCTCATCTTTATTTAATTTACATCCTAATAAAATTACTCCACAAAAACTTAGTAGTAATATAAGTATAATTAATCTTTTATACATAATAATATCCCCCTTCTTCTCTTAAATTTTATAAACCCTCTCTTAACATTATCGTGGTCATAAAAGTCTACCTTAAATATATCATTTTAGTTGTAATATATCTTTAAAAATTAAATAAAAAAATTCTATTTAATTAATATCACATATGTATATATTAATTAAATAGAATATAATTATTTTTATATCATAATCTAAATTTATCTACTGTATTATTAAGTTTTTTAACTAATTCTTCTAATGTATAAGTTGAATCTACAATTTGATGCATAAAAGCAGTTTGCTCTTCATTAGATGCTGTTACTTCTTCTGTAGCTGCTGAATTTTCTTCTGTTACAGCTGCAACATTGTTTATAATATCAGATGTAACATTAACTTTTTTCTCCATTCTATTAGTAGACTCTGATACCTCTGATACAATATTATTAACTTCATTAAATACTTTATTTATTTCCTCAAAATCATCACCAATTAATGTTGACATTTTAACTCCGTGCATAACTTCACTTGTTCCATCATTCATTTTATTTGATATGATTTCAATTTGTTTTTGAATTCCATTAATAAGCTCTACTATTCTTTTTGAAGAATTACTTGATTGTTCTGCTAATTTCCTTACCTCATCTGCAACTACTGCAAATCCCTTTCCTTGTTCACCAGCTCTAGCAGCTTCAATAGCTGCATTAAGTGATAAAAGATTAGTTTGTTCAGATATATCACTTATCACATTAACAATTTGTCCTATTTCTTTAGATTTTTTTAATAAATTTTTAATTTCTTCGACATTATGTTCATTTGTTGTAGCTATGTTCTTTATACTATGTACAGCTTGTTGTACTCCCTGTGAAACTTTTTTGCTTCTATTAGTTGATTTTTCTACTATCTTAATCATATAGTTACATTTTTTAGATATTTCATTTATATCTTCAACCAATTCTTTTGTAACAATAGAGGCCTTGCTTGCCCCTTCTGCCTGAGATACAGCCCCTGTAGCTATTTCTTGCATACTTCGTGAAACCTCTTCATTCCCCTTTAACGATTCACTTGTTGATGATGCTAAACTGTTAGATATTAACATAACATCATCAGCTGAATTACTTATATCACCAATCATTTCCTTAAGACTTGAAACTGTATTATTTAATGCTTTTGTCACATTAGAAATTTCATCTTGTCCATGAACTTCTAATTTATTTGTAAGAGTTCCTTCTGATATTTCTTCTGCAAAATCAGATAACTTAATTAATGGTAATGTCATTTGTTTCGCTACAAATGTAATTACTATTGCAACAATAAATACAATCACTATTGTTATTAAAAGTAATATTAATATTAATTTATTTAAATAAGCAAATAAGTCCTTTTCAGATACAACACTTGCTACACTCCATCCTGATAGAGGAACTTTGTTATAAAATACAATTGATTTATTATCTCCATTTCCAAATCTAAATACACCTGATTCATTTTCCATCATTTCTTTTCCTAATGATTGTATATTTTCATCTTTTATTTCTGATATATTTGTTTTCATTACTAATGACTGATCTGGATGTTCAATAATAGTTCCATCATTTCCAATTAATAAACTATATCCTTTTTCACCAAATTTAAATTCCTTAACTTTTTCTTGAATATGTGAAAGATTTACAGCAGATATCATTGTTCCTATTGATTGTTCTGATTCATTCTTAATTGGAACTCCTATAACAACCAAAGCTTTACCAGTTCCCTTTGATATTACTGGATTAGATATATTATACGGTACTCCACTCATTAAATTCTTATACCATGTTTTTTCAGCTACATCACCATTTACGAAATCTCCATTTGAATATTGAGCTCTAGATTTACCATCATTATTAAATAAAGTTGCTGCTGCATTATCATATTCTCCTGGGTAATTTTTCTCTAAAAATTTGATTCTTTCTGCATTAAAATTATCCACAGCAGAAATATCTGTTTCTATTAACTTTGCCGTAGGTGTATTAGCAGCACTTTTTACTTCTAAAAGTTTTCCTTCTATCCAATTGTTTATATTCTCAGTTAATTTTTTTCCTTCCTCCAATTTATCATAGACAAGTTCACTTTCAATATTTTTTCTAAGTTCATAAAATGTTGTAAAACTCAAAATTGACATTCCAATTATTACAACTGGTAAAATCGTAATTAACAATTTCATTTTAAAGGATAGTTTTTTCAATATTTTTATCACTCCCATAATTTTATTTTTACAATACATATTACCATATAAATTACCTAAAATTTAGCAAGCATATTTATATAAATTATCGAATTACATTATTTACACTTAAGTATAAAATAAAAATTTATAAAATATAAATCATAATATACAATATTTATATTTTACTTATATTTACGTAGAAAGTCGCAACCTAATGGTTGCAACTTCATACATAACATTTATATTTTACTTATATGCCACTGTAAATCTACTTTTAATATGTTTAGGAGCTTCAATCTCATCCATAATAGCTACTGCAAAATCTTCAAAAGATATTTTACTTTGTCCTTTTTCATCTACAACCAAATATTCATCTCCAATTGTATATTTTCCAGTTCTTTCACCTGGCTCTATTAATGCTGCTGGACTTAAGTATGTCCAATTTACTTCTTTTTCACTTCTATATATATCTAAAGATTCTGAATGTGCTAAAGCTACTGGTTTCCAATCTGCTGGGAATCCTTCTGTATTAACTAATTCAGTACCATCTTCAACCTTTAAACTTCCAGCACCACCCATTACTACAAGTCTGTTAGTTCCTGATTTTTTAACCAAACTTATTAAATTATTAGTTGCTTCTATTAGTGTATTTTCTTCTCCAAATTTAGGTCCAAAAGCACTAACTAAAACATCTACCCCTTCTAATTTATTTTCTAATGTATCCAATTTAAAAATATCTCCATTTAAAACTGTTAAATTTTCATTATTGTCTTTTATCTTCAATTCATCTCTTACAATAGCAATAACTTCATGTCCTCTATTTATAGCCTCATTTAATATTCTCTTTCCTGCATTTCCTGTTGATCCAATTAAAGCAATTTTCATAATATCTCTTCCTTTCATTTATAAATTAATTATTTTTTAACAATTGTTTTTTTATTATTTCCTCTAAATTTTCTTTTGATGTAATACCTTGTAATACTTCATTACCTATAATCATGGCTGGTACTGCTGCAATATTAGCCTCTTCATAAGCCTTCTTTAATGCTTCTTCTTGCTTTCTCTTATATTTTCTAGTATTCAAAGCCTGACTAAAACTTTCTTTATTTAAACCTATTTCTTCAGCTAACTTAGACAACACCTCAATTTTTCCAATATCTAATTCTTCTTCAAAAAAACCTTTAAAAACTCTTTCAACATATTCATTTCCTTTTCCTAATTCAACTGCATAATGATATCCTTCAAAAGCTAAATTAGTGTATGGATGTGGTGAAAGCTTAGGTAACTTCATATCTATGCCTAAATTTTCTGCCATTGGCTTTATAAAATTGTTCCATGAATTTAATTTTGATGAATCATTCCAAGGATCAATTCTAGGTGATGGTTCTGGTCTTAATTCAAATGGCATCCACTGAACATTTATATTCTTTCCTTCTATAACTTGACTTAAAGTCTTTTCTCCTAAAAAACAAAATGGACAAACAAAATCAGAATATACTTTAATATTTAATGACATTTTAATAACCTCCTCTTGGTTTGTTGTAATCATTTTAGTTACAACATATCTAAAAAAATTATTTACTATGATAATTAGTTAATTTGCAACAATTTTAAAATTATTCAGCAGTTGTAACTTATAAAGTTACATCTGTTTTAAAAAAAATTGATTTACTCCTCAATTTTTTTTCTTATACCTTCTACTATATGTTTCATTGTTACATTTCCTAATACTTGTTCCATAGCTTCTTGAGCGCTTAGTAACACTCCTTCAAGTACTGCTTGAATGTTAGCACCAATGGGACAGTTTATATTTGGTGATTCATGTAATTGAAATAATTCTCCTTCTTTAACAACATGAACAGCTCTATATACATCTAGCAATGTTATTTGGTCTAGATCCTTTAATAAATAAGCTCCACCAGCGCCTGCTATAACATTAACTAAACCATATCTTTTTAACATTCCCATTACTCTTCTTATAACAACTGGATTAGTATTTACACTACCTGCTATCCATTCAGAAGTGCATAAATTGCTGTCTTCCATGGATAGTATAGATAAAATATGAACTGCTACAGAAAACCTACTGCTTATTTTCATTTTTATCACTCCCGTTGTAACCATTATAGTTTCATCGAATATTAAAGTCAATAGCTTTTATAAAATTTTTTAGAAAATTATAAATAAATACTTATTGTATTTTAAATCAATTTACTAAATAAAAAAATAAAACATGATTATTCTTATTTGGATCTTACCAAAACATAAAACAATCATGTTATAACACATATATTTTAACCTGTATATAAATCTACTTAGACACATTCAAATAAATAACTAGTCAGTATGCTAGTTTATTTTGTAAATTACTTCTTCCTTTGGTTTTACTAATAGCACAACTATTAGCAAAACTGAAGTCTTTGTATTTTACAAAATATCCGTAGCATCTTTAACTTATTATTTATTTCTATATGCCTTATATTAATTTATGGTTGTATTTCTCTAGAAAAGTTTTGAAAGTTTTTCTCTCCATAAAAATTATTTATCCATATTTCACGGCAATTATCACGAAATTCTTGCTTATCTTCTTTAGATAAATTAACCATATACTTTATTTTTTCTCCAAGAGTATTTATATTAAAATTACATTCTATTAATAAACCTGTTTCATTATTTTTTACTATCTCATTAGTTCCACCAACATCAGTTGCTATGGTTGGTATTGCAAATGAACATGCCTCCATAATACTAACAGGCAACCCCTCTGAACTACTTGTATTTACAAATAAGTCAACTGGATTATTAGAATAATAGTTCATCAATTCTTCATTTTTTACTGAACCTTTAAAATCTACTTCCATAAAACTTAAATTTTCTTTTGAGTATTCTTTTACTTCTTCTAATCCATCACCAGCTCCAAAATGAGTCCATTTTAATTTTAAACCTGAATCTTTTAATGTACCTAATGACTTTGCTAATAAATCTATTCTCTTTACAGGGGATACATGGCAACAACTAACTATTCTATATATTCCATCATTTGATTGATTTGAAATCCCATAATTTTTTGTTCCAAGATAAGCTGTCTTAATCTTTTCCTTATATGCTGGATATAATTTTTTTAAATAATTGCTACCATCATCAGAACAAGGATATACTTTATCCAATTTTTCAAGTAAGTAATATCTAAGTGGTAAATAATTCAATGAATTTTTATCAGCATAAAGATCATATCTATGAGTACGACTTACCACTTTGCTCATTGAATCTCCAAAATTTTCTTTTAATTTTATAGCTGCATATGCTATATCATATAACCAATAACTATAAAAAGTCTTTTTATCATAATTTTTTATATCATAATTTATAAGAATCTTTTCGCATTCTTTATATACACTTTCTGATTTAGATAAAAAATATGTTAAGTATCCTTTTCTTTTTAGTGAGCCTTTAACTTCATTTTTTTCTTCTTTAGACACACATCCATTATAATTTGAAAATGGAAAATATTTAATAGCATTTATAGGTAATTTATGCTTTATTTCTGACGCTTTAATTCTATGTATTTCAAAATTTCCAGGAACTTCTCTAGTTTGTACTGCACTATCAGCTGTGCTTGTTGCTATTAGAATTATTTTATCAAAAGCTTTTGAAAGCATTGGTATCTCATCTTCAATGAATTCTTCTCCCTTATCAAAAGGAAATACTTTAGTTAAAAGAACTAAACAGTTTTTCATTATTTTCCCTCCATTGTTGTAATAGTTTAAGAATAACATAGCAAATTATTGATTTCAACTCACCATTATTTACTCTAAAATAACTATTTAAAATTACTAATATATGACCTAAAACCTAAATTAAATTTCTGTTTCAACGTATTATTTTTAACCTGTATGTATAAAGCATAATTAATTTTTTATATTTAAGTTTGCTTAACAGTACCGATATGCTAAAATAATACTCATGAAAACAATTATTTAAATCTTAAGGAGGCGTACTATATGAAAGTACTAACTGTCATCGGAGCTAGACCACAGTTTATTAAAGCCGCAACAGTCTCAAACAAACTTAGAAAAAACGGTAATAGTGAAATATTAGTACATACTGGTCAACATTATGATAATAATATGTCTGATATATTTTTTGAAGAATTAGGTATTCCAAAGCCAGATTATAATTTAAATATCGGTTCTTCAAATCATGGAAATCAAACAGGAAGTATGTTATGTTCACTTGAAGATATATATTTAAAAGAAAAGCCTGACATGGTTTTAGTTTATGGAGATACTAATTCCACACTTGCAGGATCTCTTTGTGCTAGTAAGCTATTAATACCTGTAGCACACGTTGAAGCAGGTCTTAGAAGTTTTAATAAAGCAATGCCAGAGGAACAAAATAGAATTTTAACTGACCATATATCTGATTTATTATTTGCACCAACACTAACTGCAGTTAAAAATTTAGCTACAGAAAATATAACAAAAGGTGTTTATAATACTGGAGATGTAATGTATGATGCTATAAATTTATTTAAAGAAAGGGCTAAAGAAGTATCTAATATAACTGAAACTTTAGATTTAGCCCCTAATAGTTATATATTATCAACAATACACCGTGCTGAAAATACAAATAGTATAGAAAGACTTACTTCTATAATAAAAGCATTAAGTGAATGTGGTAAAAAAATAATCTTACCACTTCATCCAAGAACAAAGAAGTTCATAAATCAATATGATTTACATGTAGGTGACAATATAAAAATAATTGATCCTGTAGGATACTTAGAAATGATTTCTCTTCAAGAAAATTCTGCTAAGATTGTAACAGATAGTGGTGGAGTTCAAAAAGAAGCTTATTTCTTAAAGAAACCTTGTATTACAATGAGAGATGAAACAGAATGGATTGAAACTATAGAAAATGGTTGGAACGTAATTGTAGGAAGTGATTCTAACAAAATTTTAGATGCTATTGAAAACTTTAATCCAACTGGTACTCCTGCATCCGCTTTTGGTAATGGAGATACATCATCAATAATAACTGATATAATTCAAAACTATAAGAGATAATAAAAAGGACTGCTATAAGCAGTCCTTTTTATTATAACACTCTAAAAATGAAATTCTTTCATCTCTGAAGTTGGAGTATAATCATTATTATTCTTTTTATAAACTTGCATACATGCTACTGCAAATCCTATAAGTATCCAATATGAGAATACATAAGTTATTGAGCTTGGTCCAAAGCTTGCTGGAGCAAAAACAATAAGTCCTGTTGCTGCTGTAAAACAATATATGCTTCTTCTTTTAATTCCTAATATTATATTTCCTATAAGAAGATATAAATAATATATTCCATATAACGCTACTCCAGGTAATCCAAAATCACCTAATATCTCAATGGCATAACAATGTGGACTATATATATTTCCAGTATCACCTTGGTTTTTAATAAACTGTTCTACATTTCCAACACCATATCCAAGATAATTCTTTTCTTTTATAGTTCCTCTTAATACATCATTTATTATAGTAAATCTAACATTAACGGAACCTTCTCCACCTTGTTGTATTTGTGCATTTTCTAAACTTTGCACCTTATTATTAAGACTATTTTCTACAATTTTATGTCCTTCAACAGGTTTTATATTCATAACAAGATAATTATACTTATATGATAATCCTAAGGTAATACATAATATAAGTGGATATATTATATTCTTAATTCCAATATTTTTAATATTAAATATAGAATATATTAAGAAAACTCCTACTCCAAATGCAATTGAAGCAAATCCTGTTCTTGATGATGTAGTAGCTATTAATATAAACACTATTGTAGAAATAATTGTATACCATATCTTTACTGAATTTTTCTTACACTTATAAATAGCATAAAAGAAAAGTGGTGATAATATAGCAAGTGTGGCAGCTAAATTATTAGGATTAAATGAAAATGCCATTGGTCTTGCATTTATTTGATTTTGATCTTTTTCAGGTAATTGATCCATAAACGAATCAGCATAATGTTTTATTGGTAATTGCTTACCCAATAATACTTCTATAAAAGCAATTAAAGTAATAACAGATATTAAAAATAATAATAAATTAACAGTTTTCTTTAATCTATCTTTATTTATATTATAAACCATCATATTAAATATAAATGCAAACATCATTAAATATATTGCGATATATTTAATTGATAAACTCTTACTCATTGCCCAGAAAATACTTCCACACATATAAATAAACCATATAACATATATTCCTAAAATCTTCTTATCTATATGTTTTACAACTTCTATATCTTTTACTAATCTATATAATGACATCAATGTACATAATCCTAATATAATATGGAACATATATATACTTTCTACTCCTGGTGCATGAAGTGCATAATCATAAAATGCCGACACCAACAATGCACAATACATTTGATCATATATAGCTTTTTCCTTTATTATATTTGATGATATAACCAATGTGATTATATACATAATAGGTATTATATAATTACCATTAGCTATTCCAAAAACCATAGCAATTATGGATATAATTGTTATAAATATATTTCTATTTTTATCTTCTCTATTCATGATTACTCCTTATCAGCGTTTTCTGCAGCAACTTCATCCTCATTTTTATAGTGATATGTTGGAACAATTCGTTGCATTTGATGTTTAATTTCATTAATATCATTTAGTTCTAATAATTTACGTAATTGTTCAAGTTTATGATTTAATGTATCCATATCCTCAAATGTTGGTTTTCCTACATATATTTTTTTATGTGCTGTATCTTTTAATCCTTCTTCACTCATTAAAAGCTCTTCATATAATTTTTCTCCTGGTCTAAGTCCAGTAACTACAATTTTAATATCTTTATTAGGCTCAAATCCAGAAAGTCTTATAAGATCACATGCTAAATCATAAATCTTAACTGGTTTTCCCATATCTAATACAAATACTTCTCCACCTTCAGCAAAAGCACCAGCTTGAAGTACCAGTTGTGCTGCTTCTGGTATTAACATAAAATATCTCACTATTTTTTTATGAGTAAGAGTAACAGGACCTCCATTAGCTATTTGCTTTTTAAATAATGGAATTACTGATCCGTTACTACCAAGAACATTTCCAAATCTAACAGCAACAAATTCAGTTTTTGATTGTTTATCCATAGCTTGAACAATCATTTCACATAGTCTTTTAGTTGCTCCCATTATATTAGTTGGATTAACAGCTTTATCAGTAGAAATCATTACAAATCTATCAATATTAGCTTTACTTGCTTCAGTAGCTAAATTTAATGTTCCAAAAACATTGTTTTTAACAGCTTCTTTAGGACTATCTTCCATTAATGGTACATGCTTATGAGCTGCTGCATGGAATACAACATTTATTTTGTACTTAATAAATATCTCATGTAATCTTTGCCTGTCTCTTATAGAACCAATTAGTACAGTAAGTTTCATATCTGGAAATTCTTCTTTTAATTCATTTTGAATATCATATATATTATTTTCATATATATCAAATAATATAAGTCTTTTTGGATTATATACTGATATTTGTCTACAAAGTTCAGATCCTATTGAACCTCCTGCACCTGTAACTAATATTGTCTTTTCATTCAAATAATCTGAAATACCCTTGTTATCTAGTACTATTGGATCTCTTCCAAGTAAATCTTCTAAATCTACATCCTTAATCCTACTAACAGTTGCTTCTCCACTTAATATCTCATACATTCCTGGTATTATTTGAAGTTTACAATTAGTTTTCTTACATATATCAATAATCTCTGCCTTATTCTTTGAATCAAGAGAAGGAATTGCTATTAATATTAAATCAATTTCTTGTTCCCCTGCTATATATGGTATATCATATCTATTTCCTGCTATCTTTACTCCTGAAATTCTTCTTCCAAGTTTTTGTTTATCATCATCAATAAGAACTATAGGATTATACTTTAATTCTCTTCTTGCCATCATTTCATTAATAATCATAGTTCCAGCTGAACCTGCTCCAACTATCATTACTCTTCTTTGATCTGATGAATACTTAAACGGTATGTACAAAAGTGTTCTTCTATATACTCTGTATAAAATTCTATAACCTAATACAAAGAAAATACTTAAAAGAATTCCTACAACTGAAACATTTAATGGTATAACAGAACCCCAAAATCTAGTATATCCAATTGATAATATACCTGCTAAAATAGTTCCCCCAACACCTAATAAAAATTCGTCAGTTCCAGTTAAATGCCATAAACTTTCATACATCTTAAATAAATAAAAACATACTAAGTATATTAAACTTACAACTACAACATCCTGTGTGTATATTTTAGCAATTTCAGTAAATCTTTCACTTAAAGTTATATTTATAGAAAAAAGGTAAGCCATATTCACCATAAATATATCAATTATCATAATTATCAGTGTCTTGCATCTTCTCATTATAGTTTCCTCCCATCTGGAGAGATTCTTGCCATAAATTATAGCAAGTAAGACTCTATTTTAATTATCTCATTTTATTTAATAACTTTATTAATAGTTTTGGACAAAATCTCATGGCACTACATTGAATTAAATATCTTACATTGTTTCTATCAAAATTTTGAATTTTATAATTTTTTAGATATGATTTAACATCTTCTCTACTTAAAAACTCAAACAAATCTTCATGAAAATTAGAATCTTTACTCAAAATAGAAAAAACATGTGCTATTGAATATTGTATTTTAAATTCTAATAAGAAATTTTCTATTTCTTTTAAATTATTATTTTCTTTCACATAATTTAACAAATCTATATAAGAATAATAACAATCAAGATGTTTTAATGAAACATTTTGAGTTACAGAATTACCCCATATAACATAAAACGCTAATATCTCATTTACACTTATAACTTTATTTGAGTAAAGTAATGCTTTTACAACAAAGACCATATCTTCACCATATTTTCTATTACTATCAAATAATAAATTATTATTTTTAATAACAGAAGTTTTGTATATAGCACTTCTCATGCCTATAGTTATCTCGTCTTTTAATTGCAAAAGAGCTGCTTCTTTTCCTGATATGAAATCATTTAAATAATTAGTTCTATTCTTAACTAAAACATTTCCCGTACTATCTACTTCACTGTAATCACAAAATACAATATCGCAACAAGTTGATTTTGCCTTTTCATACATAAGTTCAACAAACCTTGAATCAATATAATCATCACTATCTAGAAATGTTATATACTCTCCATTTGCTATATTTATACCTCTGTTTCTAGCAGCACTAACTCCTGCATTTTCCTGCGTTATAATCTTAAAATTTATATCTGAATTTTCTAATAATGATTTTGCTATCTCAATACTTCTATCTTGAGAACCATCATCTATAAGTAAAAATTCAAACTCTTTACAAGTTTGATTTATGACAGAATTTATGCTTCTTTCAATACATTGTTCAACATTATAAACAGGAGTAATTATAGATACTTTAAACAAAATTATTCTCTCCCTTATTTATTATAATAGATTCTTCTAAATTTTTTAGAATGTTTCTATTTAAAAATTCTTACTTTTTTATTAAATTTTAAACATTAATATTTTTTACTATTTGAATTATACTAATATTGATACTTATATGCAATGTTTATAGATTAATCCCTATACTTAGAGTTTAATATTTAAATTTAGTAAATAGTATAATTCAAATATTAAATGTAAATACTCTTATTAACTATTCTTAATCTTTTTTATTTCTTTAGCATGCCATACTCTATCTTCTTCTTTTGGCAAGGTCATATAGTCTCCATAAAGCTGTGTTAAAATTGCATCGGCATTTTTAGGTCCATAAAAATTTTCACCTTCAAATTCTAATTTAATCAAATTAAAATAGTCTTCTTTTTTATACACATATTCACTCCATGCAGTATCAACACCATACCCCATATATTTTGAATTCTTATCATTCCAATTAACTAAAAATCCAAAAAATTTTCTTCTTCTTTTAGCAGTAAATATTTTAGTTATTATTCTATAAAAAGAAAAAGTAATCTTGTTTTTAAAAGTTAGCTTTTCTGGAATATCTCTTAATCTAACAAAACTTTTTAAGATAGTGCCACTTATTGCTCTTTGAACTTTATAAACAAAATTATACTTTGGTAAACTATCATATGTGAGTATATCTATGTATACACCATTATGCATTTTTTCATTTTCTCCAATTGCCTTTTCAATAAGAACTGTTCCATTATACCTAACTTTACAAGGAACTTGATAAATATCATAATATTTATCACTTTCAAATGTTTGTAGAAATAAATGACTAGGTAACTCATCCTTTGCTATTTTTAAAAATTTTTCATAATCATCTCTAAGCATTCCAATATCCATATCATCATCCCATGGAATAAAACCTTTATGTCTAACTGCACCTAATAAGGTTCCTGAATCTAAAAAATATTTAAGTCCATGTTTTTCACATATCTTATGAACATCTTTTAAAATGCTTACCATTAACATTTGAGCATCTCTTAAACTTAAATTTTCATACTCACAATTATTATTGTCTTTATTTTGATAATTTTCTTTTAATATATCATCTGTATTATCCATCTTTGTCACCTTCTCGATGTACTAATAAAATATAATGCTTATTTTAGCATTCATTTTAATGTTATTATCAAATTTGACTTATGTCAACAAAATGACAACATAAGTACATAAAAAGTAAATTTTATACTAACATATTAATGCATATAATGATAAAATAGTTTAAGAATCAATACTTAAGAAATAATGGAGATAA
This region includes:
- a CDS encoding extracellular solute-binding protein encodes the protein MYKRLIILILLLSFCGVILLGCKLNKDESNENVTLTFWSGYKNKEAEVFKNKIIPKFNEKYPNVKIEATTIDESEYDKRLIESIVEGNNPDIARIDVTAVQRYAKLGAVAPIDEFKDFEKIKEEVYENTLSTNLFDGRYYGIPINTNTKVSIYNKGLLKKAGFTEAPKTFDELISIGEKLKNDGVYPLSIQRTDVWAWCPYFLSLGGKFTNEDNTKATGFLNSNESIEALQKIVDLTNGKFIAQPAFGDIDTWNGLKENKYLMIDEGTWWFGSNKDFKENVIISELPAINGKSISVMGGENTVIFNNSKNKEMASKFIQFLASDEVQTIFCEELGFLPVNKKTAQKDCVIKNNMLNTYSKQLESAWVRIPSPNWTVIDSILQKTFEKCINGSDIKLELDKAAEQLDVLLEND
- a CDS encoding methyl-accepting chemotaxis protein is translated as MKKLSFKMKLLITILPVVIIGMSILSFTTFYELRKNIESELVYDKLEEGKKLTENINNWIEGKLLEVKSAANTPTAKLIETDISAVDNFNAERIKFLEKNYPGEYDNAAATLFNNDGKSRAQYSNGDFVNGDVAEKTWYKNLMSGVPYNISNPVISKGTGKALVVIGVPIKNESEQSIGTMISAVNLSHIQEKVKEFKFGEKGYSLLIGNDGTIIEHPDQSLVMKTNISEIKDENIQSLGKEMMENESGVFRFGNGDNKSIVFYNKVPLSGWSVASVVSEKDLFAYLNKLILILLLITIVIVFIVAIVITFVAKQMTLPLIKLSDFAEEISEGTLTNKLEVHGQDEISNVTKALNNTVSSLKEMIGDISNSADDVMLISNSLASSTSESLKGNEEVSRSMQEIATGAVSQAEGASKASIVTKELVEDINEISKKCNYMIKIVEKSTNRSKKVSQGVQQAVHSIKNIATTNEHNVEEIKNLLKKSKEIGQIVNVISDISEQTNLLSLNAAIEAARAGEQGKGFAVVADEVRKLAEQSSNSSKRIVELINGIQKQIEIISNKMNDGTSEVMHGVKMSTLIGDDFEEINKVFNEVNNIVSEVSESTNRMEKKVNVTSDIINNVAAVTEENSAATEEVTASNEEQTAFMHQIVDSTYTLEELVKKLNNTVDKFRL
- a CDS encoding NAD(P)-dependent oxidoreductase, with product MKIALIGSTGNAGKRILNEAINRGHEVIAIVRDELKIKDNNENLTVLNGDIFKLDTLENKLEGVDVLVSAFGPKFGEENTLIEATNNLISLVKKSGTNRLVVMGGAGSLKVEDGTELVNTEGFPADWKPVALAHSESLDIYRSEKEVNWTYLSPAALIEPGERTGKYTIGDEYLVVDEKGQSKISFEDFAVAIMDEIEAPKHIKSRFTVAYK
- a CDS encoding DsbA family oxidoreductase, whose amino-acid sequence is MSLNIKVYSDFVCPFCFLGEKTLSQVIEGKNINVQWMPFELRPEPSPRIDPWNDSSKLNSWNNFIKPMAENLGIDMKLPKLSPHPYTNLAFEGYHYAVELGKGNEYVERVFKGFFEEELDIGKIEVLSKLAEEIGLNKESFSQALNTRKYKRKQEEALKKAYEEANIAAVPAMIIGNEVLQGITSKENLEEIIKKQLLKNN
- a CDS encoding Rrf2 family transcriptional regulator, whose amino-acid sequence is MKISSRFSVAVHILSILSMEDSNLCTSEWIAGSVNTNPVVIRRVMGMLKRYGLVNVIAGAGGAYLLKDLDQITLLDVYRAVHVVKEGELFQLHESPNINCPIGANIQAVLEGVLLSAQEAMEQVLGNVTMKHIVEGIRKKIEE